A stretch of the Streptococcus oralis genome encodes the following:
- a CDS encoding PolC-type DNA polymerase III, with translation MSSKFEILMNQLGISDQLRRNPALVDARIERVVVHKISKIWEFHFVFSNILPIEIFLELKKGLGEEFSKTGNRAVFEIKALSQEFSNELLQAYYREAFSEGPCASQGFKSLYQNLNVRAEGNQLIIEGSEAIDKEHFKKNHLPNLAKQLEKFGFPAFVCQIEKNDVLTQEQEEAFHTENEQIVQTANEEALRAMEQLEQMAPPPVEEKPTFDFHAKKAAAKPKLDKAEVTQMIDVTTEENRLVFEGVVFDVEHKVTRTGRVLINFKMTDYTSSFSMQKWVKNEEEAQKFDIIKKNSWLRVRGNVEMNNFTRDLTMNVQDVQEVVHYKRKDLMPEGERRVEFHAHTNMSTMDALPEVEEIVETAAKWGHKAVAITDHGNVQSFPHGYKAAKKAGIQLIYGMEANIVEDRVPIVYNEVEMDLSEATYVVFDVETTGLSAIYNDLIQVAASKMYKGNVIAEFDEFINPGDPLSAFTTELTGITDDHVKNAKPLEQVLQEFQEFCKDTVLVAHNATFDVGFMNANYERHGLHKISQPVIDTLEFARNLYPEYKRHGLGPLTKRFGVALEHHHMANYDAEATGRLLFIFIKEVAEKHGVTDLARLNIDLISPDSYKKARIKHATIYVKNQVGLKNIFKLVSLSNTKYFEGVPRIPRTVLDAHREGLILGSACSEGEVFDAVVSQGVDAAVEVAKYYDFIEVMPPAIYAPLIAKEQVKDMEELQTIIKSLIEVGDRLGKPVLATGNVHYIEPEEEIYREIIVRSLGQGAMINRTIGHGEHAQPAPLPKAHFRTTNEMLDEFAFLGEELAHRLVIKNTNALADIFEPVEVVKGDLYTPFIDKAEETVAELTYKKAFEIYGNPLPDIVDLRIEKELTSILGNGFAVIYLASQMLVQRSNERGYLVGSRGSVGSSFVATMIGITEVNPLSPHYVCGQCQYSEFITDGSYGSGFDMPNKDCPNCGHKLSKNGQDIPFETFLGFDGDKVPDIDLNFSGEDQPSAHLDVRDIFGEEYAFRAGTVGTVAAKTAYGFVKGYERDYGKFYRDAEVERLAQGAAGVKRTTGQHPGGIVVIPNYMDVYDFTPVQYPADDVTAEWQTTHFNFHDIDENVLKLDVLGHDDPTMIRKLQDLSGIDPNEIPMDDEGVMALFSGTDVLGVTPEQIGTPTGMLGIPEFGTNFVRGMVDETHPTTFAELLQLSGLSHGTDVWLGNAQDLIKQGIADLSTVIGCRDDIMVYLMHAGLEPKMAFTIMERVRKGLWLKISEEERNGYIEAMKANKVPEWYIESCGKIKYMFPKAHAAAYVMMALRVAYFKVHHPIYYYCAYFSIRAKAFDIKTMGAGLDAIKRRMEEIAEKRKNNEASNVEIDLYTTLEIVNEMWERGFKFGKLDLYRSDATEFIIDGDTLIPPFVAMDGLGENVAKQLVRAREEGEFLSKTELRKRGGLSSTLVEKMDEMGILGNMPEDNQLSLFDDLF, from the coding sequence ATGTCAAGTAAGTTTGAAATTTTAATGAATCAACTAGGAATCTCTGATCAATTGAGACGGAATCCTGCTCTTGTTGATGCCAGAATTGAGCGTGTTGTGGTTCATAAAATTAGTAAGATTTGGGAATTTCATTTTGTATTTTCTAATATTTTACCGATTGAAATCTTTTTAGAGTTAAAGAAAGGGCTTGGTGAAGAATTTTCTAAGACAGGAAACCGAGCTGTTTTCGAAATCAAGGCTCTTTCTCAAGAATTCTCTAATGAACTCTTGCAGGCCTACTATAGAGAGGCTTTTTCTGAAGGTCCATGTGCAAGTCAAGGGTTTAAATCTCTTTACCAGAATTTAAACGTTCGTGCGGAGGGAAATCAACTCATTATTGAAGGTTCAGAGGCGATTGATAAGGAGCACTTTAAGAAGAATCATCTTCCTAATTTGGCAAAGCAACTCGAAAAGTTTGGTTTTCCAGCTTTTGTATGCCAAATAGAAAAGAATGATGTTCTTACACAAGAGCAGGAGGAAGCCTTCCATACGGAGAATGAACAGATTGTTCAAACTGCCAATGAGGAAGCGCTCCGGGCTATGGAGCAACTGGAACAAATGGCTCCTCCTCCAGTAGAAGAGAAGCCAACCTTTGATTTTCACGCTAAAAAGGCTGCGGCCAAGCCTAAACTAGATAAGGCTGAAGTTACCCAGATGATCGACGTGACGACTGAGGAAAATCGCCTGGTCTTTGAAGGGGTCGTTTTTGATGTGGAGCATAAGGTGACCAGAACTGGTCGCGTTTTGATCAACTTTAAAATGACAGACTACACTTCAAGTTTTTCAATGCAAAAATGGGTTAAGAATGAAGAAGAGGCTCAGAAGTTTGACATCATTAAGAAGAATTCTTGGCTTCGAGTTCGTGGGAATGTGGAGATGAATAACTTCACACGTGATTTGACCATGAACGTGCAGGATGTGCAGGAAGTTGTTCACTATAAGCGGAAGGATTTGATGCCAGAAGGTGAGCGTCGGGTTGAGTTTCATGCTCATACAAATATGTCGACTATGGATGCTCTACCAGAGGTAGAGGAGATCGTTGAGACAGCTGCTAAGTGGGGACACAAGGCGGTTGCCATTACGGACCATGGAAATGTTCAATCTTTCCCACACGGCTATAAGGCGGCCAAGAAAGCTGGAATCCAGCTGATCTATGGAATGGAAGCCAATATTGTGGAGGACCGTGTTCCAATCGTTTATAACGAAGTGGAGATGGACTTGTCAGAAGCGACCTACGTGGTTTTTGACGTGGAAACGACGGGACTTTCAGCTATCTATAATGATTTGATTCAGGTTGCGGCCTCTAAGATGTACAAGGGGAATGTTATTGCCGAATTTGATGAATTTATCAATCCCGGGGATCCATTATCAGCCTTTACTACTGAGTTGACAGGAATTACAGATGATCATGTCAAAAATGCTAAACCACTGGAACAAGTTTTGCAAGAATTCCAAGAATTTTGCAAGGATACAGTCTTAGTTGCTCACAATGCTACCTTTGACGTTGGCTTTATGAATGCCAACTATGAGCGTCATGGTCTGCATAAGATTAGCCAGCCAGTTATCGATACGCTGGAGTTTGCTAGAAACCTCTATCCTGAGTATAAACGTCATGGTTTGGGACCTTTGACTAAGCGTTTTGGTGTAGCACTTGAACACCACCACATGGCTAATTACGATGCGGAAGCTACTGGTCGTCTGCTTTTCATCTTTATCAAAGAGGTAGCAGAAAAACATGGTGTGACCGATCTGGCTAGACTCAATATTGATCTAATCAGTCCAGATTCTTATAAAAAAGCTCGGATTAAACATGCGACCATTTATGTCAAGAATCAAGTTGGTTTAAAAAATATTTTTAAGCTGGTTTCTTTGTCTAACACCAAGTATTTTGAAGGGGTGCCACGAATTCCGAGAACGGTTCTAGACGCCCATCGGGAGGGCTTGATTTTGGGGTCGGCTTGCTCGGAAGGCGAAGTTTTTGACGCAGTTGTTTCCCAAGGTGTGGATGCGGCGGTTGAGGTGGCCAAGTATTATGACTTTATCGAAGTCATGCCACCAGCTATCTATGCTCCCTTGATTGCTAAAGAGCAGGTCAAGGATATGGAGGAACTCCAGACTATTATCAAGAGTTTGATAGAGGTTGGGGACCGTCTTGGCAAGCCTGTTCTAGCTACGGGAAATGTCCACTATATCGAACCGGAAGAAGAGATTTACCGTGAAATTATTGTCCGTAGTTTGGGTCAGGGGGCTATGATTAACCGAACCATCGGTCATGGTGAACATGCCCAACCAGCTCCTTTGCCAAAGGCTCATTTTCGAACAACTAATGAGATGTTGGATGAATTTGCTTTCTTGGGAGAGGAGCTAGCACACAGGCTAGTTATTAAAAATACCAATGCCTTGGCAGATATCTTTGAACCTGTTGAGGTTGTTAAAGGTGACTTGTATACACCTTTCATCGACAAGGCTGAAGAAACGGTCGCTGAGCTGACCTATAAGAAAGCTTTTGAGATTTATGGCAATCCGCTGCCAGATATCGTTGATTTGCGGATTGAAAAAGAATTAACTTCCATTCTGGGGAATGGATTTGCCGTGATTTATCTGGCTTCCCAGATGTTAGTGCAACGTTCCAATGAACGGGGTTACTTGGTTGGTTCTCGTGGATCTGTCGGTTCTAGTTTTGTTGCGACCATGATTGGGATTACGGAGGTTAACCCTCTTTCTCCTCATTATGTTTGTGGTCAGTGTCAGTATAGTGAGTTTATCACGGATGGTTCTTACGGTTCAGGGTTTGATATGCCCAATAAGGATTGTCCAAACTGTGGTCATAAACTTAGCAAAAATGGACAGGATATTCCTTTCGAGACCTTCCTTGGTTTTGATGGAGATAAAGTTCCCGATATTGACTTGAACTTCTCGGGAGAAGACCAGCCTAGCGCCCACTTGGATGTGCGTGATATCTTTGGTGAGGAATATGCCTTCCGTGCAGGAACGGTTGGTACGGTGGCTGCCAAGACTGCCTATGGATTTGTAAAGGGCTACGAGAGAGACTATGGGAAGTTTTATCGTGATGCAGAGGTGGAACGCCTTGCTCAAGGTGCAGCTGGTGTCAAGCGCACAACGGGACAACACCCGGGGGGAATTGTTGTTATTCCTAACTACATGGATGTTTACGACTTTACGCCTGTTCAGTATCCAGCAGATGACGTGACGGCTGAATGGCAGACGACTCACTTTAACTTCCACGATATCGATGAGAACGTCCTCAAACTTGATGTGCTGGGACATGATGATCCGACCATGATTCGGAAACTGCAGGACTTGTCTGGGATTGATCCTAATGAAATTCCTATGGATGATGAAGGCGTGATGGCCCTCTTTTCAGGAACTGATGTTCTTGGGGTGACTCCTGAGCAAATCGGTACACCGACGGGGATGCTGGGGATTCCAGAGTTTGGAACCAACTTTGTACGTGGGATGGTAGACGAGACGCATCCGACGACTTTTGCAGAGTTGCTTCAGCTCTCAGGTCTATCCCACGGTACCGATGTGTGGTTGGGAAATGCCCAGGATTTGATCAAGCAAGGGATTGCGGACCTATCAACCGTTATCGGTTGTCGGGACGACATCATGGTTTACCTCATGCATGCTGGTCTTGAACCTAAGATGGCCTTTACCATCATGGAACGGGTACGTAAGGGTTTGTGGCTGAAGATCTCCGAAGAGGAGAGAAATGGCTATATCGAAGCCATGAAGGCCAATAAGGTGCCAGAGTGGTATATCGAATCCTGTGGAAAAATCAAGTATATGTTCCCTAAGGCCCATGCGGCAGCCTACGTTATGATGGCCTTGCGTGTAGCCTACTTCAAGGTTCACCATCCCATTTATTATTACTGTGCTTACTTCTCTATCCGCGCCAAGGCCTTTGATATCAAGACCATGGGTGCGGGCTTGGATGCCATTAAGCGTAGAATGGAAGAAATCGCTGAAAAACGGAAGAATAATGAAGCCTCTAATGTGGAAATTGACCTCTATACCACTCTTGAGATTGTCAATGAAATGTGGGAACGTGGCTTTAAGTTTGGCAAGTTAGATCTCTATCGTAGTGATGCGACTGAATTCATCATCGACGGAGATACTCTTATCCCACCATTTGTAGCAATGGATGGTCTGGGAGAGAACGTTGCTAAGCAGTTGGTGCGTGCGCGTGAAGAGGGTGAGTTCCTCTCTAAGACAGAACTGCGCAAGCGTGGTGGACTTTCATCAACCTTGGTTGAAAAGATGGATGAAATGGGGATTCTTGGTAATATGCCAGAGGACAATCAGTTGAGCTTGTTTGATGATTTGTTTTAA
- a CDS encoding aminopeptidase, protein MVLPNFKENLEKYAKLLVANGVNVQPGHTLALSIDVEQRELAHLIVKEAYALGAHEVIVQWADDFVNREKFLHAPLERLDNVPEYKIAEMNYLLENKASRLGVRSSDPGALNGVDAEKLSASAKAMGIAMKPMRIATQSNKVSWTVAAAAGLEWAKKVFPNAASDEEAVDLLWDQIFKTCRIYEEDPVKAWEEHAAILKSKAEMLNKEQFSALHYTAPGTDLTLGLPKNHVWESAGAINAQGEGFLPNMPTEEVFTAPDFRRADGYVTSTKPLSYNGNIIEGIKVTFENGQIIDITAEKGDQVMKDLVFKNAGARALGECALVPDPSPISQSGITFFNTLFDENASNHLAIGAAYATSVVGGAEMSEEELEAAGLNRSDVHVDFMIGSNQMDIDGIREDGTRVPLFRNGDWAI, encoded by the coding sequence ATGGTTTTACCAAATTTTAAAGAAAATCTAGAAAAATACGCTAAGCTTTTGGTTGCAAACGGTGTGAATGTGCAACCGGGTCACACTTTGGCTCTCTCTATCGATGTGGAGCAACGTGAGTTGGCTCACTTAATCGTCAAAGAAGCTTATGCACTTGGAGCACACGAAGTTATCGTTCAATGGGCAGATGACTTTGTAAATCGCGAGAAATTCCTTCACGCGCCACTAGAGCGTTTGGACAATGTACCAGAATACAAGATTGCTGAGATGAACTACCTTCTTGAAAACAAAGCAAGTCGTCTCGGTGTCCGTTCCTCTGACCCAGGTGCCTTGAACGGAGTGGACGCTGAAAAGCTTTCAGCTTCTGCTAAAGCTATGGGAATTGCTATGAAGCCAATGCGTATCGCAACTCAATCTAACAAGGTTAGCTGGACTGTAGCAGCAGCTGCTGGACTCGAGTGGGCTAAGAAGGTCTTTCCAAATGCTGCGAGTGACGAAGAAGCAGTAGACCTCCTTTGGGACCAAATCTTCAAAACTTGCCGTATCTACGAAGAAGATCCAGTTAAAGCTTGGGAAGAACATGCAGCAATCTTGAAGAGCAAGGCGGAAATGCTCAACAAAGAGCAATTCTCAGCTCTTCACTACACTGCCCCTGGAACAGACTTGACACTTGGCTTGCCTAAGAACCACGTTTGGGAATCAGCTGGAGCTATCAATGCTCAAGGCGAAGGTTTCTTGCCAAATATGCCAACAGAAGAAGTCTTTACAGCTCCTGACTTCCGTCGTGCAGATGGTTATGTTACTTCTACAAAACCACTTAGCTATAATGGAAATATCATCGAAGGTATTAAAGTAACCTTTGAAAATGGTCAAATCATTGATATTACAGCTGAAAAAGGTGATCAGGTTATGAAGGACCTTGTCTTTAAGAATGCTGGTGCGCGTGCCTTGGGTGAATGTGCCTTGGTACCAGATCCAAGCCCAATTTCACAGTCAGGCATTACTTTCTTTAATACCCTTTTTGATGAAAATGCTTCAAACCACTTGGCTATCGGTGCAGCTTATGCAACTAGTGTCGTTGGTGGAGCAGAGATGAGCGAAGAAGAGCTGGAAGCTGCAGGACTCAACCGTTCAGACGTTCACGTTGACTTTATGATTGGTTCGAACCAAATGGATATCGATGGTATCCGTGAGGATGGAACACGCGTACCACTCTTCCGCAATGGAGATTGGGCAATTTAA
- a CDS encoding GlsB/YeaQ/YmgE family stress response membrane protein produces the protein MIGSMFVGLLIGLLAGAITNRGERMGCFGKMFLGWIGAFLGQMLFGTWGPILADTAIIPSVLGAMIVLAIFWRRGS, from the coding sequence ATGATTGGAAGTATGTTTGTCGGTCTTTTGATCGGACTATTAGCTGGAGCTATCACCAATCGTGGAGAACGGATGGGATGCTTTGGGAAAATGTTCCTGGGTTGGATTGGTGCTTTCCTGGGTCAAATGCTTTTTGGAACTTGGGGGCCTATTTTAGCTGATACGGCTATTATCCCATCAGTTTTAGGAGCTATGATTGTCTTAGCTATTTTCTGGAGACGAGGAAGTTAG
- a CDS encoding pseudouridine synthase, with translation MRLDKFLVACAVGSRTEVKNLLKAGRVTVNGKKEKSAKLQINEEKDEIRFDGQVLEYEEFVYYMMNKPKGVISATEDPKHRTVLDLLDEYGRAKEVFPVGRLDIDTHGLLLLTNDGQLAHALLSPKRHVDKTYLAQVEGIMSQEDVETFAKGIPLKDFTCQPAKLEIVSVDPEKNQSLVRVTIAEGKFHQVKRMVAYCGKEVVDLQRLTMGTLVLDENLEQGEWRRLTKEELEELLASIA, from the coding sequence ATGAGATTAGATAAATTTTTAGTTGCCTGCGCTGTGGGAAGTCGGACAGAGGTTAAAAACTTGCTCAAGGCTGGACGCGTGACGGTCAATGGCAAGAAAGAAAAATCAGCAAAATTGCAAATAAATGAAGAAAAAGACGAAATTCGCTTTGATGGTCAAGTGCTAGAGTACGAGGAGTTTGTCTACTACATGATGAACAAGCCTAAAGGAGTCATTTCAGCAACTGAGGATCCAAAACACAGAACGGTTTTGGACTTATTGGACGAATATGGACGTGCTAAAGAAGTCTTTCCTGTAGGACGCTTGGATATCGATACCCATGGGCTCTTACTCTTGACTAATGATGGTCAGCTGGCCCATGCGTTACTTTCACCCAAACGTCATGTGGATAAGACCTATTTGGCTCAAGTCGAAGGCATCATGAGCCAAGAAGATGTGGAGACATTTGCCAAGGGCATTCCGCTCAAGGACTTTACCTGCCAGCCAGCTAAGCTGGAGATTGTGTCAGTAGATCCAGAAAAAAATCAAAGTCTGGTTCGTGTGACCATTGCTGAAGGGAAGTTTCATCAGGTCAAACGCATGGTAGCCTACTGTGGCAAGGAAGTGGTGGACCTACAACGTTTGACGATGGGAACTTTAGTCTTGGATGAGAACTTAGAACAAGGAGAATGGCGTCGCCTGACCAAGGAGGAGTTAGAGGAGCTCCTTGCTAGTATTGCTTAG
- the pepC gene encoding C1 family peptidase has translation MNAIQESFTDNLFANYEANVKYQAIENAASHNGIFAALERRQSHVDNTPVFSLDLTKDKVTNQKASGRCWMFAALNTFRHKLISQYKLENFELSQAHTFFWDKYEKSNWFLEQVIATADQELTSRKVSFLLQTPQQDGGQWDMVVALFEKYGVVPKSIYPESVSSSSSRELNAILNKLLRQDAQILRDLLASGADQVTVQAKKEDLLQEIFNFLAMSLGLPPRKFDFAYRDKDDNYQSEKGITPQEFYKKYVNLPLEDYVSVINAPTADKPYGKSYTVEMLGNVVGSRAVRYINVPMERLKELAIAQMQTGETVWFGSDVGQLSNRKAGILATDVYDFESSMDIQLTQDKAGRLDYSESLMTHAMVLTGVDLDENGKSTKWKVENSWGDKVGTDGYFVASDAWMDEYTYQIVVRKELLTAEEQAAYEAEPIVLAPWDPMGALAE, from the coding sequence ATGAACGCGATTCAAGAATCATTTACGGATAATTTATTTGCTAACTATGAAGCAAATGTAAAATACCAAGCTATCGAAAATGCTGCAAGCCACAACGGTATTTTTGCAGCCCTAGAACGTCGTCAAAGCCATGTAGACAATACACCTGTTTTCTCACTTGATTTGACCAAGGACAAGGTTACCAACCAGAAAGCGTCTGGTCGTTGCTGGATGTTCGCAGCTCTTAACACCTTCCGCCACAAACTCATTTCACAATACAAGCTCGAAAACTTTGAACTGTCACAAGCCCACACCTTCTTCTGGGACAAGTATGAGAAATCAAACTGGTTCTTGGAGCAAGTGATTGCGACTGCAGACCAAGAATTGACGAGCCGCAAGGTTAGCTTCCTACTCCAAACTCCACAACAAGATGGTGGTCAATGGGATATGGTCGTTGCCCTCTTTGAGAAATACGGTGTCGTTCCCAAGTCTATTTATCCTGAGTCTGTTTCATCTAGCAGCAGCCGTGAGCTCAATGCCATCCTTAATAAATTGCTTCGCCAAGATGCCCAAATCTTACGTGACTTGCTCGCTTCTGGTGCAGACCAAGTGACTGTTCAAGCTAAGAAAGAAGACCTCTTGCAAGAAATCTTTAACTTCCTTGCTATGTCACTAGGACTTCCACCACGTAAATTTGACTTTGCTTATCGTGATAAGGATGACAATTACCAAAGTGAAAAAGGAATCACACCACAGGAATTTTACAAGAAATATGTCAATCTGCCTTTAGAAGATTATGTTTCGGTTATCAATGCTCCAACTGCTGACAAGCCTTATGGCAAATCTTACACGGTTGAGATGTTGGGGAATGTCGTTGGTAGTCGTGCAGTTCGTTATATCAACGTTCCGATGGAACGCTTGAAAGAATTGGCGATTGCCCAAATGCAGACAGGAGAGACTGTTTGGTTTGGTTCAGATGTCGGTCAGCTCAGCAACCGTAAAGCTGGAATCCTTGCGACAGATGTTTATGACTTTGAATCAAGTATGGACATTCAACTGACTCAAGATAAGGCTGGACGTTTGGACTACAGCGAAAGCTTGATGACCCACGCCATGGTCTTGACAGGTGTTGACTTGGATGAAAACGGCAAATCAACCAAGTGGAAGGTTGAAAACTCATGGGGAGACAAGGTCGGTACAGATGGTTACTTCGTCGCCTCAGACGCTTGGATGGATGAATACACCTATCAAATCGTTGTCCGTAAGGAATTGCTGACAGCAGAAGAACAAGCCGCTTATGAAGCAGAACCAATCGTGCTCGCACCTTGGGATCCAATGGGTGCCTTGGCAGAATAA
- a CDS encoding HAD-IC family P-type ATPase yields the protein MKYLSSQDIKDRQRNISDIKPYKTTKEIVVSNIFTFFNAMNLALAVLVATTLRFENMLFLGVIAINTAIGIFQEVRSKNALEKLSLLGKSKYKVNRDGQTIEIDPEDIVLGEYLHLNLGDQVPVDAEVLEGNIEVDESLLTGESDSVFKTVGDKLMSGSNVVSGTCLVMATAVGPDSYINKLAKSSKEFKKYPSQLRDYMDKILKIVSILLVPVAILLYVRGFSLGRSYVEIVLGSSGALVGMIPEGLILLVSVSLAVAAMKLAKKKVLVQELYCVETLARVDVLCFDKTGTITTGNMKVQEMDANVAEKLSSYLAYFDDENATSRALKTYLTCEKKWEVQEVGAFSSKNKYSFVQVKEGGTYFFGAYEFLGFTQPMDTYYEHLKQQGFRILTLAYSKDQITNPADMELLGHVVLSDEIKDNTQETFDYFESQGVEVKIISGDNHVAVYGVARKAGFKEEARAIDMTKVSDEDFERVVLEHDIFGRVTPEQKEKMVTVLQNAGKTVAMSGDGVNDVLALKKADISFAMNGATSAAKSVSNIIFLTDDFAVFYDILMEGRRVINNIQKVASLFLTKTFFSIVFAILSVVFGLEFAFIPIQFTIISAITIGIPSFFLTFESNKEKVSTHFMRDILTNAAIGGGILVASVLLTNFFITVPGQVKFICFLLALINGLCLVAKVSLPFNRYKLVLLILLSLAALVGVLVNTFILQGAYVPLETTQVVYVAILAVVIGVLHYLTRRKS from the coding sequence ATGAAGTATTTAAGTAGTCAAGACATCAAGGATCGTCAACGAAACATCAGCGACATTAAACCTTATAAAACAACCAAGGAAATCGTCGTTTCAAATATCTTTACCTTCTTTAATGCTATGAACTTGGCTCTGGCAGTTCTGGTAGCCACAACCTTGCGATTTGAAAATATGCTCTTTTTAGGTGTGATTGCTATCAATACAGCCATTGGGATTTTCCAAGAAGTGCGTTCAAAAAATGCCTTAGAAAAGCTAAGTTTGCTTGGTAAAAGTAAGTACAAAGTCAATCGAGATGGTCAAACAATCGAGATTGATCCGGAGGACATCGTTCTAGGGGAGTATCTGCATCTCAATCTGGGTGATCAGGTGCCTGTCGATGCAGAAGTTCTTGAAGGGAATATTGAAGTTGATGAGTCCTTGCTGACTGGTGAGAGTGATTCGGTCTTTAAAACAGTTGGTGACAAGCTGATGAGCGGAAGCAATGTCGTCAGCGGTACTTGTCTGGTTATGGCAACGGCTGTGGGTCCAGATAGCTATATTAACAAACTCGCAAAATCCAGCAAGGAATTCAAAAAATACCCTTCTCAACTACGCGATTACATGGATAAGATTTTAAAAATCGTCTCGATCTTGCTGGTGCCAGTTGCCATTCTGCTCTATGTCAGAGGTTTTAGTCTAGGACGGTCTTATGTTGAAATTGTATTGGGAAGTTCAGGTGCCTTGGTCGGCATGATTCCGGAGGGGTTGATTCTCCTTGTTAGTGTCTCCCTAGCAGTAGCGGCCATGAAGCTGGCCAAAAAGAAGGTTCTGGTGCAGGAACTATACTGTGTGGAAACCTTGGCGCGAGTAGATGTTCTTTGTTTTGATAAGACAGGAACTATCACGACGGGGAATATGAAGGTCCAAGAAATGGATGCTAATGTAGCAGAGAAACTGTCTTCTTATCTAGCCTATTTTGACGATGAGAATGCGACTTCGCGAGCTCTGAAGACTTACTTAACCTGTGAGAAAAAGTGGGAAGTTCAAGAAGTCGGTGCCTTTTCAAGCAAAAACAAGTATTCCTTTGTCCAAGTAAAAGAGGGTGGGACCTATTTCTTCGGAGCCTATGAGTTTTTAGGCTTTACCCAGCCAATGGATACCTACTATGAACATCTGAAGCAGCAAGGTTTTCGAATCTTGACACTCGCTTATAGTAAGGACCAGATTACAAACCCAGCCGATATGGAACTATTAGGGCATGTCGTTCTGTCAGATGAGATTAAGGACAATACCCAGGAAACCTTTGACTATTTCGAATCTCAAGGTGTTGAAGTGAAGATTATCAGTGGTGATAATCATGTGGCTGTATATGGGGTGGCTCGTAAGGCAGGTTTTAAGGAAGAAGCCCGTGCGATTGATATGACCAAGGTGAGTGATGAGGACTTTGAAAGAGTGGTCTTGGAGCATGATATCTTTGGTCGCGTGACTCCTGAGCAGAAAGAAAAGATGGTGACCGTTTTGCAAAATGCTGGGAAAACAGTTGCTATGAGTGGCGATGGAGTCAACGATGTTCTGGCACTCAAGAAAGCAGATATCAGTTTTGCTATGAATGGTGCTACTAGCGCAGCCAAAAGTGTATCCAATATTATTTTTTTGACCGATGACTTTGCGGTATTTTATGATATCTTGATGGAAGGTCGCCGGGTCATCAATAACATCCAAAAGGTAGCCTCTCTCTTTCTAACAAAGACCTTCTTCTCCATCGTTTTTGCCATTTTGAGTGTGGTATTTGGTTTGGAATTCGCCTTTATCCCCATTCAGTTTACAATCATTTCAGCTATTACGATTGGGATTCCATCTTTCTTCCTAACTTTTGAGTCCAATAAAGAAAAGGTCAGCACTCACTTTATGCGAGATATTTTGACCAATGCTGCGATTGGTGGTGGCATTCTAGTCGCTAGTGTACTCTTGACGAACTTCTTTATCACTGTCCCTGGTCAGGTCAAATTTATTTGCTTCCTCCTTGCCCTGATCAATGGTCTGTGTCTGGTTGCCAAGGTCAGCCTGCCATTTAATCGATACAAACTAGTCTTGCTCATACTTTTGAGCCTTGCAGCCCTTGTTGGAGTGCTTGTCAATACCTTTATACTGCAAGGAGCGTATGTGCCTTTAGAAACCACCCAAGTCGTCTATGTAGCCATCCTAGCAGTGGTGATTGGAGTCTTGCATTATCTGACTAGAAGAAAAAGTTGA